A region from the Thermanaeromonas toyohensis ToBE genome encodes:
- the ilvD gene encoding dihydroxy-acid dehydratase: MNWRSKSFLGAPEGAMARSFYKSMGYTDADLEKPVIAVVNTWNTVCPGQYNLRSVAEAVKEGIRAAGGMPVEFGTIGPCDGIAQGHEGMHYILPSREIIAASIELMVEAHRLDGMVLLGSCDKVVPGLLMAAARLNLPTILVNGGPMYPGEYRGRHISGNEVHIALGALRAGKISSEEFKEIENCACPTPGSCTMMGTANTMCCLAEALGLSLPGSATIPAIASQRLQVAQEAGRRSVDLVLKGIRARDIITKESLENAIRVGLAIGGSTNFVLHLLALAHEAGIDLSIDDFDRLSQETPYIASLMTASEYDMIDFHQAGGVPAVMNQLLPLLHGACLTVNGKTVAENVQGVKIKNSEVIRTLDNPFLPTGGLAVLKGNLAPLSAICKPAAIKKERWYVRGRAKVFNSEEELVQAIHAGRIQRGDMLVVRYEGPKGGPGMREMYTAMEMLAGYELAEYVYVLTDGRFSGSNFGGFVGHISPEAAEGGPLALVEDGDLITVDIPHRTLTLEVSQEELERRKQAWRKPAPKIRSGFLGLYAQLVKSAHYGAVLGF; this comes from the coding sequence ATGAACTGGCGCAGCAAAAGCTTTCTTGGCGCTCCCGAAGGCGCCATGGCCCGCTCTTTTTACAAATCCATGGGCTACACTGATGCCGATTTAGAGAAACCGGTGATCGCAGTAGTTAACACCTGGAACACCGTCTGCCCCGGCCAGTATAATCTCCGCAGTGTGGCGGAGGCAGTGAAAGAAGGGATCCGCGCGGCCGGCGGCATGCCGGTAGAATTCGGAACCATTGGCCCCTGCGACGGAATAGCCCAAGGCCATGAAGGAATGCACTATATCCTACCTTCCCGGGAAATAATTGCCGCAAGTATTGAACTCATGGTAGAGGCCCACCGGCTGGACGGCATGGTCTTGCTAGGCTCCTGCGACAAGGTGGTACCCGGGCTTCTGATGGCTGCTGCGCGGCTTAACCTTCCGACCATCTTGGTTAACGGCGGCCCTATGTATCCCGGCGAGTACCGGGGAAGGCACATAAGTGGTAACGAAGTCCATATTGCCCTGGGTGCCTTAAGGGCAGGAAAGATAAGTAGTGAGGAGTTTAAGGAGATAGAAAATTGCGCCTGTCCTACTCCAGGCTCTTGCACCATGATGGGTACGGCTAATACCATGTGCTGCCTGGCGGAAGCCTTAGGATTGAGCTTACCCGGGTCAGCTACCATCCCGGCCATAGCCTCGCAAAGGCTGCAAGTAGCCCAGGAGGCAGGCCGGCGGTCTGTGGATCTTGTCCTTAAAGGGATTAGAGCGCGAGATATCATAACCAAAGAATCCCTGGAAAACGCCATCCGAGTGGGCCTGGCCATCGGCGGCTCTACTAATTTTGTATTACACCTTTTAGCCCTAGCCCATGAAGCGGGCATTGATCTCTCCATAGATGATTTTGACCGCTTAAGCCAGGAAACACCTTATATAGCCTCCCTTATGACGGCCAGTGAGTATGACATGATTGACTTCCACCAGGCAGGCGGAGTACCCGCAGTCATGAACCAGCTCTTGCCGTTGCTTCACGGCGCCTGCTTGACTGTCAACGGCAAGACCGTAGCTGAAAACGTACAGGGAGTGAAGATAAAAAACAGTGAAGTAATCCGTACCCTGGATAATCCCTTTTTACCCACCGGGGGTTTGGCAGTGCTCAAAGGGAACCTGGCTCCCCTTTCGGCCATATGCAAGCCGGCGGCCATAAAGAAGGAGCGTTGGTATGTCCGGGGACGGGCCAAAGTTTTCAATAGCGAAGAGGAGCTGGTCCAGGCCATTCACGCCGGTAGAATACAGCGGGGGGACATGCTAGTTGTGCGCTATGAAGGGCCTAAAGGTGGACCCGGCATGCGGGAGATGTACACGGCCATGGAGATGCTTGCGGGCTATGAACTTGCGGAATACGTTTATGTATTGACCGATGGTCGTTTCTCTGGTTCTAACTTTGGAGGTTTCGTAGGGCATATCTCCCCTGAAGCTGCCGAAGGGGGTCCCTTGGCGCTAGTAGAGGATGGGGACCTTATCACCGTGGATATTCCCCACAGGACGCTTACCCTAGAAGTTTCTCAGGAGGAACTAGAAAGAAGGAAGCAGGCTTGGCGAAAGCCTGCTCCCAAGATAAGGAGCGGTTTCCTGGGCTTGTACGCCCAGCTCGTCAAATCGGCCCATTATGGAGCTGTTTTGGGTTTTTAA
- a CDS encoding MurR/RpiR family transcriptional regulator — MLLSARNTLPNLDGTLVKLRSIHPSLRSAEARVAEWILNNPHEIMHMSITELAEKCEVAEATIVRLCKKLGYNGFQELKISLARDLVEPIKSIHEEVLPTDDIRTMAHKVFHSAAESLSDTLKILDYNELERAIRAIASARKTDFYGVASSGFVALDAHHKMFKAGLLSAAYTDPHLQIMSARFLTEKDVAVGISHSGSTKDTIESLKVAKEAGATTICITSFMKSPITKVSDIKLVVAARETTFRSEATAARIAQLCLIDAIIVGVSLLRKEESLEAIDKIRQVIATKRY, encoded by the coding sequence GTGTTACTTTCCGCAAGAAACACCTTACCAAATCTAGACGGTACCCTGGTTAAACTACGCAGCATCCATCCTTCCTTGCGTAGCGCCGAAGCCAGGGTGGCAGAGTGGATACTCAATAACCCCCACGAAATTATGCACATGTCTATCACAGAGCTAGCTGAAAAATGTGAAGTGGCCGAGGCCACCATTGTCCGGCTCTGTAAAAAGCTCGGATACAACGGCTTCCAGGAGCTAAAAATATCCCTGGCCCGGGATCTGGTGGAACCCATAAAAAGCATTCATGAAGAAGTCTTGCCCACTGATGACATCCGTACCATGGCACACAAAGTCTTCCACAGCGCTGCCGAAAGCCTCTCTGATACCCTTAAGATTCTGGACTATAATGAACTGGAGCGCGCTATCCGCGCCATAGCTTCCGCCCGCAAGACCGACTTTTACGGTGTAGCCTCTTCCGGCTTTGTAGCCTTAGATGCCCACCATAAAATGTTTAAGGCCGGCCTCTTAAGCGCTGCTTATACCGATCCCCACCTGCAGATCATGTCCGCCCGTTTCCTTACCGAAAAGGATGTAGCGGTAGGGATCTCCCATTCGGGGAGCACCAAAGACACTATAGAATCCCTCAAGGTGGCTAAGGAGGCCGGTGCCACCACCATCTGTATCACGAGTTTTATGAAGTCGCCTATTACTAAGGTGTCCGATATTAAACTTGTAGTAGCAGCTCGCGAGACTACGTTTAGAAGTGAGGCTACGGCTGCGCGGATCGCCCAGCTTTGTCTAATTGACGCTATCATTGTAGGAGTATCCTTGCTGCGGAAGGAAGAAAGCCTCGAGGCCATTGATAAAATCCGGCAGGTCATAGCTACGAAACGGTATTAA
- a CDS encoding DUF445 domain-containing protein gives MISRWLIIPLLGAFIGWITNVLAIRLLFRPRKPYKFLFWTLQGLIPRRRDELATQIAIVLDRDLLPLEELVKKFKNKVVEDKLAALVGEIVRKRITERLPNFVPLGWKAALGHALEEAARREVPLLLEKVEKELLLQPDNYSLGNIVMEKLKALQLEQVEELVLKVAAKELRYIELLGGILGLAIGFFQALISSW, from the coding sequence GTGATTAGTAGATGGTTAATAATTCCCCTTCTAGGCGCTTTTATCGGTTGGATAACTAATGTATTGGCTATCCGTTTGCTTTTTCGCCCGCGTAAGCCTTACAAATTTTTGTTCTGGACCCTGCAAGGGCTAATCCCCAGAAGGCGGGACGAGCTGGCTACCCAGATAGCTATTGTTTTAGATCGCGACTTACTTCCTTTGGAAGAACTGGTAAAGAAGTTTAAGAACAAAGTTGTGGAAGACAAGTTAGCCGCACTGGTGGGGGAAATAGTCCGTAAGCGTATAACAGAACGGTTGCCCAATTTTGTCCCGCTAGGTTGGAAGGCAGCTTTGGGCCACGCCTTAGAGGAGGCGGCTCGCCGGGAAGTCCCCCTTCTTTTGGAAAAAGTGGAAAAGGAATTGCTGCTCCAACCGGACAATTATTCTTTAGGAAATATAGTGATGGAAAAGCTTAAAGCCCTGCAGCTAGAACAAGTAGAGGAACTGGTCTTAAAGGTAGCAGCGAAGGAGCTCCGGTATATTGAACTATTAGGCGGAATCTTAGGTTTAGCCATTGGATTTTTTCAGGCCCTCATTAGTTCTTGGTGA
- a CDS encoding zinc-ribbon domain containing protein — protein MFKDKVLTCKDCGAEFVFTAGQQAFFLEKGFTNEPSRCPACRAAKKQQRGHNSRGAYPRKMYRATCSRCGAVTEVPFEPRGDRPVYCRACYQMRVESYR, from the coding sequence ATGTTCAAAGACAAGGTGCTAACTTGTAAGGACTGTGGGGCCGAGTTTGTGTTTACGGCTGGACAGCAAGCATTTTTCCTAGAAAAGGGTTTCACCAACGAACCCTCCCGGTGTCCGGCCTGTCGAGCAGCCAAGAAGCAGCAGCGGGGTCATAACAGCCGTGGAGCTTATCCACGGAAAATGTATCGCGCTACGTGTAGCCGGTGTGGAGCCGTTACAGAAGTGCCCTTTGAACCTCGTGGTGACAGACCCGTTTACTGCCGAGCTTGTTACCAGATGCGGGTTGAAAGTTATCGGTAG
- the lipA gene encoding lipoyl synthase — MKRKEKKDLARRLPPWLHKRIPASGNVEATRQLLEELKLNTVCQSALCPNLGECFARRTATFMILGNTCTRNCRFCAVQSGQPQPPDPDEPQRVALAAAKLGLKHVVVTSVTRDDLPDGGAGHFAATIQAIREHLPGAIIEVLTPDFQGKREALAKVLEAGPHIFNHNIETVPRLYPEVRPGANYQRSLEVLRRVKEMAPDIYTKSGLMVGLGEAREEVEQVMADLRKANCDILTIGQYLRPSPQHLEVKEYIPPEVFDYYGTRGREMGFLYVAAAPFVRSSYNAAEFSLFYFKP; from the coding sequence ATGAAGAGAAAGGAGAAAAAGGACTTGGCTCGGCGACTACCTCCTTGGTTGCATAAAAGAATACCTGCCTCCGGAAATGTGGAAGCCACGAGGCAGCTTCTAGAGGAATTGAAACTCAATACTGTATGTCAGAGCGCCTTATGTCCTAACCTAGGAGAATGCTTTGCCCGCCGGACGGCTACCTTCATGATCCTGGGTAATACCTGTACCCGTAACTGCCGTTTCTGTGCAGTTCAGAGCGGGCAACCCCAGCCCCCGGATCCGGATGAACCGCAGAGGGTGGCCTTAGCTGCGGCAAAACTGGGTCTTAAGCACGTAGTAGTAACCTCGGTTACCCGGGATGACCTGCCTGATGGGGGAGCAGGACACTTCGCAGCTACCATCCAGGCTATACGGGAACATTTGCCAGGGGCGATAATAGAAGTGCTTACGCCCGATTTCCAGGGCAAAAGGGAGGCCCTGGCGAAGGTTTTGGAGGCAGGTCCCCATATTTTTAACCATAATATAGAAACTGTACCTCGCTTGTATCCTGAAGTACGCCCTGGAGCCAACTACCAGCGTAGTCTAGAAGTTTTAAGACGGGTCAAAGAAATGGCGCCTGATATTTATACCAAATCAGGTCTTATGGTTGGTTTGGGGGAAGCGAGGGAAGAAGTAGAACAAGTTATGGCTGATCTTCGTAAGGCAAATTGCGATATCCTGACCATCGGCCAATACTTGCGTCCTTCTCCCCAGCACCTGGAGGTAAAAGAGTACATCCCGCCGGAAGTTTTTGATTATTACGGGACAAGGGGCCGGGAAATGGGTTTCCTTTACGTGGCCGCAGCTCCCTTTGTGCGCAGCTCTTATAACGCGGCTGAATTCTCCCTCTTTTATTTTAAGCCTTGA
- a CDS encoding energy-coupling factor ABC transporter permease, with translation MSHLHIPDGVIPPVWLVLGFVGAAILLALAIVRTRREDINNKLPRLSVICAFMLLAMSVPLGFLPTHLNLTVLAGILLGPWLGIIAVFVVNLILALLGHGGITVVGLNTLVVGSEAILGYHLFKALYQRLCPVIAVATATALALLFSMSLMIAVVGLTQVEPAIGLHHQHNNHHLSLEEGHEVEPPGEISLVRFAHIVLPIGLVGIILETTVTSLLVSYLWKVKPDLIDIVNNKEGRTEGKEGLTR, from the coding sequence TTGAGCCATTTACATATCCCTGACGGTGTTATCCCTCCTGTTTGGTTGGTTTTAGGTTTTGTCGGGGCAGCGATACTCCTAGCCCTCGCTATTGTACGTACTAGAAGGGAAGACATTAACAATAAACTTCCCCGCTTAAGTGTAATTTGTGCCTTTATGCTGCTGGCTATGAGTGTACCTTTAGGGTTTCTCCCCACCCACCTTAATCTTACAGTACTGGCTGGAATACTTTTAGGGCCATGGTTGGGCATAATCGCGGTTTTTGTTGTTAACCTTATTCTAGCGTTATTGGGGCACGGAGGGATTACTGTGGTAGGACTTAATACCCTGGTGGTAGGTAGTGAGGCCATCCTGGGTTATCACCTGTTTAAAGCTTTATACCAGCGGTTGTGCCCCGTAATAGCAGTAGCTACGGCCACTGCCCTTGCCCTTTTGTTTTCTATGTCATTAATGATAGCTGTAGTTGGTCTAACCCAGGTCGAACCTGCTATAGGACTTCACCATCAGCATAATAACCATCACCTTTCTTTGGAAGAAGGTCATGAGGTAGAACCCCCAGGAGAGATTTCCCTTGTCAGGTTTGCCCATATTGTTTTACCTATTGGTCTAGTAGGTATTATTCTAGAGACCACGGTTACTAGCCTTTTGGTAAGTTATCTATGGAAGGTTAAACCTGATCTTATTGATATAGTAAACAATAAGGAAGGGCGAACTGAAGGGAAAGAGGGCTTAACGAGGTGA
- a CDS encoding tRNA (adenine-N1)-methyltransferase — MPLKEGEWVIFTDNRVTFLERLVPGARLHTHWGYIEHDKVIGCEPGTRVETSTGKKLYVFYPTLSDFIMNMKRKSGIIYPKDASIILLWADIFPGAQVLVGGVGSGALLLTVLRQVGPAGRVVGYDVRQDMLDCAEENVKAYFGYVPPFLELRLGDIYETAVEPGFDRVLLDVSEPWRALETSYQALIPGGIISCYLPSITQVHTFVTALQESNLFALEETIEVILRGWYIEGRAVRPEHRMVGHTGFLVFARRLGR; from the coding sequence ATGCCGTTAAAAGAAGGGGAATGGGTTATCTTCACAGATAACCGAGTCACCTTTTTAGAACGGTTGGTACCAGGAGCCCGCTTGCATACCCATTGGGGTTACATCGAGCACGATAAGGTAATAGGTTGCGAGCCGGGAACGCGTGTAGAAACCTCTACAGGGAAGAAACTTTACGTTTTTTACCCCACCCTTTCCGACTTTATCATGAACATGAAGCGCAAAAGCGGCATAATTTACCCCAAGGACGCCAGCATTATTTTGTTATGGGCTGATATATTTCCGGGTGCCCAAGTTTTAGTGGGTGGGGTAGGTAGCGGTGCTCTTCTTCTTACTGTGCTAAGGCAGGTAGGCCCTGCGGGGAGAGTAGTAGGCTACGATGTGCGTCAGGATATGCTCGATTGCGCCGAAGAAAACGTCAAGGCCTATTTTGGCTACGTACCGCCTTTTCTAGAACTAAGGCTGGGAGACATCTACGAAACTGCTGTAGAGCCTGGTTTTGACCGGGTGCTCTTGGATGTATCAGAACCCTGGCGGGCCTTAGAGACCTCCTACCAAGCCCTGATACCTGGGGGAATAATCTCCTGCTACCTTCCCTCCATCACCCAAGTCCATACCTTTGTAACAGCCCTGCAGGAAAGTAACCTTTTCGCCTTGGAGGAGACCATCGAGGTAATTCTTAGGGGTTGGTATATAGAAGGACGGGCGGTCCGGCCTGAACACCGCATGGTGGGACATACAGGCTTTTTAGTCTTTGCCCGCCGGTTGGGAAGATAG
- a CDS encoding energy-coupling factor ABC transporter ATP-binding protein: MTEVVKVKCLRHVYPDKTEVKLCGLDFVVRAKEKVLILGPNGSGKTTLLSHIIGLLKPVEGEVRVLGVDPVKEFNILRKRVGVVFQNVDEQIIGPTVWDDIALAPRNHGLNPQEVREMVENILKEINIWHLKDKIPHYLSGGEKKKVALAGAMVMRPELLIMDEPFDGLDPRSKREIIHLLRKFNQEFGTTIIMANHDVNLVPFIADRVYVISDGMIRLHGSPREIFSRPDILRQAGLEPPLLVELFSELAREGVPVEIPLTLEEARRQLLPLLSPSSP, encoded by the coding sequence ATGACCGAGGTGGTCAAGGTAAAATGTCTCCGCCATGTGTACCCGGACAAAACAGAAGTTAAATTATGTGGGTTAGACTTCGTGGTCAGGGCTAAGGAAAAAGTGCTTATCTTAGGTCCCAATGGTTCGGGCAAGACCACCCTTCTTAGTCATATTATTGGACTATTAAAACCCGTAGAGGGCGAGGTACGCGTACTGGGCGTTGATCCAGTAAAGGAATTTAATATCCTAAGGAAACGGGTGGGTGTGGTTTTTCAAAATGTAGATGAGCAAATCATTGGGCCTACAGTATGGGACGATATTGCCCTGGCCCCCAGGAATCACGGCTTAAATCCCCAGGAAGTAAGGGAAATGGTGGAGAATATCTTAAAAGAGATAAATATTTGGCACCTTAAAGATAAAATCCCCCACTACCTTAGCGGGGGTGAAAAAAAGAAGGTGGCCCTAGCAGGGGCTATGGTTATGCGGCCTGAGCTGCTAATTATGGATGAACCCTTTGATGGATTGGATCCCAGGTCAAAAAGGGAGATTATTCATCTTTTGCGGAAATTTAATCAAGAATTCGGCACTACCATAATTATGGCTAACCATGATGTTAACCTTGTACCCTTTATTGCAGACAGGGTATATGTTATAAGTGACGGTATGATCCGGCTCCACGGTAGCCCACGGGAGATCTTTAGCCGTCCAGATATTTTGCGCCAAGCAGGGCTGGAACCCCCACTTCTGGTGGAGCTCTTTTCCGAGCTTGCCCGGGAAGGTGTACCTGTGGAGATACCTTTAACTTTAGAAGAGGCGCGGCGGCAGTTGCTCCCGTTACTTTCCCCTAGCTCTCCTTGA
- a CDS encoding Fur family transcriptional regulator produces the protein MSKHLKQRFRERGYRLTRQREAILEVLATTGEHLTAEEVHQRVQSICPELNLATVYRNLNLLAEQKIIGKVDFGDGRSRFEARSEHHHHLYCLKCGRVVDLFFCPVHLYESIFQTYRFRVTAHQFEAYGYCMGCELLNGKVGKP, from the coding sequence ATGAGTAAACATCTTAAGCAACGTTTCCGGGAAAGGGGGTATAGGCTCACCCGGCAGAGGGAGGCCATCCTAGAAGTTCTGGCCACTACTGGAGAACATCTTACCGCCGAGGAAGTACATCAGCGAGTACAAAGTATCTGCCCCGAGCTTAACCTAGCTACAGTCTATCGGAACCTCAATCTTTTAGCTGAACAGAAAATAATCGGCAAAGTGGATTTCGGTGATGGTCGGTCCCGCTTTGAGGCAAGAAGCGAACACCACCATCATCTTTATTGCCTTAAATGCGGCCGGGTGGTGGACCTTTTTTTCTGTCCAGTACATCTTTATGAAAGCATATTCCAAACTTATCGCTTTCGAGTGACTGCACACCAATTTGAGGCTTACGGTTACTGCATGGGATGCGAGCTACTTAATGGAAAGGTGGGTAAGCCTTGA
- the ytxC gene encoding putative sporulation protein YtxC — MVILLASSRPLDFLLQKLRSLINTQLTFNQWQTGRFNFCRLFLPDQKKVREQVATSVAAFIIEIIEKELLEDILYSQYDLEDTEQAQNLCLRAKRILEQGAQGLSQGYWRGQPLTLRIKEYLEESSYLNIDGFVQFRLPDYLLELEQAIEEAIDEYIMEKEYDEFVGVLRYFLEIQEPRIEKVHVVLSPGGGFQLYDGKNKSLEKEYLDGFMVDIGDNDLNYEDLLLSALITLAPRQVVLHGTDKGKAWGTVNTIKNVFGDRVTVCNGCSRCRRILRKF; from the coding sequence ATGGTGATACTTCTAGCTAGCAGTAGGCCGCTAGATTTCCTTTTGCAAAAACTAAGAAGCCTAATAAATACACAGCTTACCTTTAACCAATGGCAGACCGGGCGGTTTAACTTTTGCCGGCTTTTCCTTCCTGACCAAAAGAAAGTACGGGAGCAGGTAGCTACCAGTGTGGCTGCTTTTATTATCGAAATCATAGAGAAGGAACTCCTAGAAGATATTTTATATAGCCAATACGACCTTGAAGATACCGAACAGGCGCAGAACCTCTGCCTTCGAGCTAAAAGGATTTTAGAACAGGGAGCCCAGGGATTATCCCAGGGCTATTGGAGGGGGCAACCCCTCACCTTACGCATTAAAGAGTATTTGGAGGAGAGTTCCTATTTAAACATCGATGGCTTTGTTCAGTTTCGCCTCCCAGACTACTTGTTAGAATTAGAACAGGCTATAGAAGAGGCCATCGATGAATACATTATGGAGAAAGAATATGATGAATTCGTAGGAGTGCTTAGGTATTTTCTAGAAATACAGGAACCCCGGATTGAAAAGGTCCATGTAGTATTAAGCCCCGGTGGCGGGTTTCAGCTCTACGATGGCAAAAATAAAAGCCTAGAGAAAGAATACCTGGATGGTTTTATGGTGGATATTGGGGATAATGACCTGAACTATGAAGATCTTTTACTTAGCGCCCTGATCACCTTGGCCCCCAGGCAGGTGGTCCTCCACGGGACAGATAAGGGTAAGGCCTGGGGTACTGTTAACACTATCAAAAACGTGTTTGGAGACCGGGTAACAGTCTGTAATGGATGTAGCCGCTGCCGCCGTATCTTGCGCAAGTTCTAA
- the thrS gene encoding threonine--tRNA ligase — MRIRFLDGTPKEYPAGTTPLEVARDLSPRLAREALVAKVDEKIWDLTRPLPGDCRLELLTFEQEEGQLTYRHSAAHVLAQAVKRLFPGTKLGIGPAIAEGFYYDFDSPHKFTPEDLGAIEEEMKRIIQADYPFERKEVSREEAVEIFSRLDEPYKLELIRELPEGSTITVYRQGEFVDLCTGPHLPSTGYLKAIKLTSLAGAYWRGKETNPMLQRIYGTAFPKASLLEEYLQRLEEAKRRDHRRLGAELRLFSLEEEGPGFPFFLPKGMILRNELEQFWREEHRRAGYLEIRTPIILNRSLWETSGHWEHYRENMYFTKIDEQDYAIKPMNCPGAILVYKSEQHSYRDLPLRLAELGLVHRHEKSGVLHGLMRVRAFTQDDAHIFLRPSQISEEIQRVIELVDRFYSLFGFPYYVELSTRPENAMGSEEIWETATRALQEALEAKGMPYTVNEGEGAFYGPKIDFHLKDSLGRTWQCGTIQLDFLMPEKFDLTYIGEDGQKHRPVMIHRVVFGSIERFIGILIEHYGGAFPVWLAPVQVRILPIADRHHEYAYKVRNSLLQAGVRAEVNDRNEKIGYKIRAAEVEKIPFMLVVGDKEVAEGTVSVRERGKGDTGSVPLADFVARVTEDIRERRG, encoded by the coding sequence ATGCGCATAAGATTCCTTGATGGTACTCCGAAGGAATACCCTGCTGGAACTACTCCTTTAGAGGTAGCCCGAGATTTATCTCCACGCTTGGCCCGGGAAGCCCTGGTGGCTAAAGTGGATGAAAAGATATGGGATCTAACGCGCCCCCTTCCAGGGGACTGCCGCCTGGAGCTTCTTACCTTTGAACAAGAAGAGGGACAGCTGACTTATCGGCATAGTGCAGCCCATGTACTGGCCCAAGCCGTGAAGCGTCTTTTCCCCGGGACTAAGCTCGGTATTGGGCCAGCCATCGCCGAAGGATTCTACTATGATTTCGACAGCCCCCATAAATTTACCCCCGAGGATCTGGGAGCGATTGAGGAAGAGATGAAACGGATTATTCAGGCGGATTATCCCTTTGAGCGTAAAGAAGTAAGCCGGGAGGAAGCGGTGGAGATCTTTAGCAGACTGGATGAACCCTATAAACTAGAGCTCATCCGGGAGCTGCCGGAGGGCAGCACCATTACCGTCTACCGGCAAGGGGAATTTGTGGACTTATGTACCGGGCCTCATCTCCCTTCTACCGGCTATCTCAAAGCCATAAAGCTTACCTCCCTTGCCGGAGCCTACTGGCGGGGTAAAGAGACCAACCCCATGCTCCAGCGTATCTACGGGACGGCCTTCCCCAAGGCTTCCCTTCTAGAGGAATACTTGCAAAGGCTGGAGGAAGCCAAAAGAAGGGATCACCGCCGCTTGGGAGCGGAGCTAAGGCTCTTTAGCCTTGAAGAGGAAGGACCCGGATTTCCTTTCTTCCTTCCCAAGGGCATGATCCTACGGAATGAGCTGGAGCAGTTCTGGCGGGAGGAGCACCGCCGGGCAGGGTATCTGGAGATCCGTACCCCGATTATCCTTAACCGCTCTTTATGGGAGACGTCAGGCCACTGGGAACACTATCGGGAGAATATGTATTTCACTAAGATAGATGAACAGGATTACGCTATTAAGCCCATGAACTGCCCCGGTGCTATCTTAGTATATAAGAGCGAGCAGCACAGTTACCGTGACCTTCCTTTGCGTTTGGCGGAGCTAGGCCTAGTCCACCGTCACGAAAAATCAGGTGTCCTCCATGGCCTAATGCGGGTGCGCGCCTTCACCCAAGACGATGCCCATATTTTCTTAAGGCCTTCCCAGATTAGCGAGGAGATCCAGCGCGTAATTGAGTTGGTAGACCGCTTCTACAGCCTCTTCGGCTTCCCCTATTATGTAGAGCTTTCTACCCGGCCGGAAAACGCCATGGGCTCTGAGGAAATCTGGGAGACAGCTACCCGGGCTTTGCAGGAAGCCTTAGAAGCCAAAGGGATGCCGTATACGGTCAATGAAGGGGAGGGTGCTTTTTATGGCCCGAAGATCGATTTTCATCTAAAGGATTCTTTGGGACGTACCTGGCAGTGCGGGACCATACAGCTCGACTTTCTTATGCCTGAGAAGTTCGATCTCACCTATATCGGCGAAGACGGCCAGAAGCACCGTCCGGTTATGATCCACCGGGTGGTGTTCGGCAGTATTGAGAGATTCATTGGAATCCTCATCGAGCATTACGGCGGCGCTTTCCCGGTGTGGCTGGCTCCAGTGCAGGTTAGAATCTTACCCATTGCCGACCGGCATCACGAATACGCCTATAAGGTACGAAATAGCTTGCTTCAGGCCGGCGTCCGGGCGGAGGTCAACGACCGTAACGAAAAAATTGGGTATAAGATCCGGGCAGCGGAGGTAGAAAAGATACCTTTTATGCTGGTGGTGGGCGACAAAGAAGTGGCGGAGGGCACCGTATCCGTACGGGAGCGGGGGAAAGGAGATACCGGCAGTGTACCTTTGGCCGATTTTGTAGCCCGGGTCACGGAAGACATAAGGGAACGGAGGGGGTAA
- a CDS encoding energy-coupling factor transporter transmembrane component T family protein, with protein sequence MYLEDIDYLAFQGESFWHKASALSKIFFAVVVVAVVIVTQKLLPLVLTLSFLLGLLLLAGVPLTKFGHLLFFPALFGSIFAFSRIGDSWWQAVLVIIKSVTAASSLLLLIATTGAPAIFACLRLIFPPVIVDALFITYRSFFILLGKLNNFFTALKMKGGYSPTNLVLNLRNTAGALGVLLIHSLETSERMYKVLALRGYQEGLLFSGRWYQPTKYDLGPLLSSTLVLLWVVML encoded by the coding sequence TTGTATCTTGAAGATATTGATTACTTGGCTTTCCAAGGAGAAAGTTTCTGGCACAAAGCCTCGGCTTTATCGAAAATATTTTTTGCTGTGGTTGTAGTTGCTGTAGTAATTGTCACTCAAAAACTTTTACCTTTGGTGTTAACCTTAAGTTTCTTGCTCGGGCTGTTGCTCCTAGCCGGGGTACCCTTGACCAAGTTCGGCCACCTGCTGTTTTTCCCAGCCTTATTTGGAAGCATCTTTGCCTTTAGCAGGATAGGTGATTCCTGGTGGCAGGCGGTCCTTGTGATTATTAAATCAGTAACTGCTGCCAGTTCCCTTCTTTTGTTGATAGCCACCACCGGTGCACCGGCTATTTTTGCCTGTTTACGCTTAATTTTCCCTCCAGTAATTGTTGACGCTCTCTTTATAACCTACCGCTCCTTTTTTATTCTTTTAGGCAAGTTAAATAATTTCTTTACCGCGCTTAAAATGAAAGGCGGGTATTCCCCTACTAATTTGGTCCTCAACCTACGTAATACTGCTGGTGCCTTAGGTGTACTGTTGATTCATTCCCTGGAGACCAGTGAGCGAATGTACAAAGTGCTGGCCTTACGAGGATATCAGGAGGGGTTACTCTTCAGCGGTAGATGGTACCAGCCTACTAAATATGATCTGGGTCCGCTACTTTCTAGTACTTTGGTCCTACTGTGGGTGGTGATGCTATGA